In candidate division KSB1 bacterium, the genomic stretch GACCCTCGAGCATTCGATCATCGGCGCGCGCGCGATCATTCGCAGCGGCGTCACGGTGTCCGACAGCATCCTCGTCGGCGCCGACTACTACGAATCCCCCGAAACGCTGAACGTCAATCGTGAAAGCGGGCGACCGGATGTCGGCATCGGCGGCGACAGCACCATTCGCCGCGCCATCGTGGACAAAAACGCGCGCATCGGCTACGGCGTCACCATCGACCCCGGCGCCGGAGCCGCGGACATGGACGGCGATGGGTATTGCGTGCGCGACGGCCTGGTTATCGTCGAAAAGGACGCCGTTATCCATGATGGAATGCGCATCCCAACGCAGGCTCGCTGACCCCGCATGCTGATCGTCGAATTGATCGCGGCTAAGCAGCGCGGTGAAGAACTCACCGACGCGCAGATCGGACATCTGATCAGCCGCTTTGCTGTCGGCAAGCTGCCCGACTACCAGATGGCCGCGTTACTGATGGCGACCTACTTTCGCGGCCTGACTGACCGCGAGGGCCGCGCGTTTCTGCGCGCGATGGTCGCGTCCGGTGTGCGCCTCGATCTGAGCTCCGTTCCCGGCGTCAAAGTGGACAAGCATTCCACCGGCGGCGTCGGCGACAAGACCTCCCTGATCGTGGCTCCCGTCGTCGCCGCGGCCGGAGTTCCGGTCCCCATGATTTCCGGCCGCGCGCTCGGCCACACCGGTGGAACACTCGACAAACTCGAGAGCATTCCCGGCTTTCGCGTGCGACTCGACGATGCCGAGTTCCGGCGCGTCATCCGCGCCACCGGAGGCGCGTTCGGTGCGCAAACCGACGAACTCGTGCCCGCGGACCGCAAGCTCTACGCCCTGCGCGATGTCACGTCCACCGTCGCCATTCCGCCGCTGATTGCCGCCAGCATTCTTTCCAAAAAGATCGCGGAGGGAACGAACGCACTCGTGATGGATGTCAAGATCGGCTCCGGCGGGTTTCTGCCGTCGCGCGAAGCCGCGGAAAGTCTCGCGAAGACGCTGGTCACCTGGTCACGCGACGAACAGGTCACTACGGTAGTCTTCGGAACGGACATGGAGCAACCGCTCGGGCGCGCCTGCGGAAACGCTCCCGAAGTCCGCGAAAGTCTCGATTTGCTGCGAACCGGCACCGGCGATCAACGACTGCTCACGGTCTGCCGCGCGCTCGGTTCCGCGATGATCCTGCTCGGCGGTAGAGCGGCTGACCGACGGGCCGCGACCGCTCTCTTTGACCGCACGTTGGCCAGCGGCGCCGGCTACGAAAAGTTCAAGGCCATTGCCGCGGAGCAGGGTGCCGCCGCCGACGTGATCGACCATTACGACGAACGGGTTCGCGCCGCTCATTCCCACGAATTGCGGGCCGCGCGAAGCGGATACCTTTCCGAAATCGCGCCCCGCGAAATCGGCCTCGCACTCGTGGACCTCGGAGCCGGACGCGCTGCCGCCGGCGATCCCGTGGACCACACCGCGGGCATCGTCTTCGATCACCAGCGCGGCGACTATGTCAACCGTGGCGAGCGCATCGCCACCATACTCTGGAGCGGTGAGCACGACGTCTCGGCGACACTGCTGCGCTGCGAACGCGCAATTTCCGTTGCCGATACTCCGCCCGTGCAACGTCCGCTGATTCAATTCTACTGTGACCAATCGGGCGTCAGCCCCTACCGTGGAGATTCCGCAAATGGATGATGGGACCGAGAAAAAAATCCGCGATCTCAAGTTGAAAATCCAAATCATGGAAAAAGAGCTGACGCAGACGCAGTACACGCTCAACCGCGGTGCGTTCCTGCGCGCCGGGCACGCCGGCCAAATCGCGCGAAATGCGGACAAGGATCGCGCCCGCATCCAGGAAAAACTCGACGACATGCGGACCAAGCTCGCCGCGCTCGGCGGATCCGGTCCGGAGCCCGCGCCGCCGCCCGTCGAAGCGGAGAATCCGAAAAGCAAAACCGCAGCCAAAACCGCGGTTAAGAAGAAATAATCCGGTTCGCGATGCGCGATTATGCCGAGTGATTCCGCAGCTTCTCCTCAAGCTTCGCCTTCGGCAATACTCCGGTCACCGTCTCCACTAACTGACCGTTCTTGAAAAACAGCACCTGCGGGATGTTCAGCACGCCGTACTTGCGCGGCGTCTCGGGACTCGATGAAATGTCGATTTCGCCGATCACAACCCGGTCCTTCCAGGTCGGCGCCAGCTCCTCGAGCATCGCGTGGATCTTCTTGCACGGTTGACACCACTCCGCCCCAAAGTCCAGCACGGCCAGTCGATCCGCCTTCAATATCGTCTCCGCAAAATTCGCGTCGGTCACCGGTAACAGATTGGACACCTTACTCCGCTCCTCTAAAGATTGTGTTCGTCCAGCAGCGAAAGAAAATCGCGCGCCGGCTTGAACCCGGTAAACCGCGTAACTTCATCGCCCGTTGCATCGTAAAGAATCACCGTGGGCATCCCGGTGATTTTGTATTTCGCCTTCATCTCCTTCACCCACTCGGTCTCCTTCGTGAAATCGAGTTTCAACCGCACGAATCCGTCCACCCGCGCCACCACGTCGGGCACGATATAGGTCCGCTCGTCAAGCTCCACGCAGGCCGCGCACCAATCCGCGTAAACGTCTATCAGCAACGGTTTGCTCTCCGTCTGCGCCTGCGCCAGTGCCTGCTCTTCCTCATTGACCAGCCATGTGACCTCCGTCCCGCCGGTCTCGACTACGCCGCTCCGCGGCCCCAGCGCCTTGAACATCGAAATCGCGCCCACGAGGAAGATCAGCAACGCGACCGCCTTCCCCAGTCGTCGCCCGGAAGTCGAATCCGTCGTGAGCGAATCGAACGCGCCAAGGAAAACGGATGCAATCACCAGCAGCACCGCCCACGCCAGCGTGTAATACGGTTCCGGCACCACGAACCGCAGCATGTACAGCGCTCCCGCCAGCAGGATCCAGCCGAACCCCTTCTTCACCGCTTCCATCCACGCACCCGCGCGCGGTAACGCCTGAATCGCGCCGGAGAATGTGCCAATTACGAGGAACAATAACCCAAGTCCGAATGAAAACACAAATAGCAGCGCCCATCCGTAAAACAGATTACCCGTCTTCGCCACCCACGCCAACAGCGCCACGATGATCGGCCCCACGCACGGCGCCATCACCAGCCCCGAGGCCATTCCCAGCAGCAGCGGACCAAATAATCCGCGCCGGCTCGACCCCCCGCTGAGCGCCGTCTGAAGCGCCGAGGGCAGCGCAATGTCGAACACACCCAGCATGCTCACACCCATCAGGCCGAATACAAGCGCGATTACCACATTGACCAGCGGTGAGCCGGAGATGGATCCGAAAATACTCCCCGTCGCCGCTGCAAATAGCCCCAGCGAACTGTAAACCACGGCGATTCCCAGTGCGAAGATCGCCGACAGCCCCAGTCCGCGCAACGGTTTGCCCCCGCTCGATCCGCCAATATACCCGATCGTAATGGGAATCACCGGATACACGCAGGGCGTGAAACTCGCCAGCACGCCGCCGATAAACGCGATCAGGAACGCCATCCAGGATCCCTGCTCCAGGGCCGCCATCAAACGGTCTTCTAAAGAACGTTTGAGCTTCCGCTCCGGTTCACTCGCCGTGGCCGCGGACTTAAATACGTCCGCGTTCGCCTCGTCCACCTTCGTCCCGGCCGCGACGACATTCACGTTCAGCGTCAGCTCTCGCTCTTCCGGCAGGAAGCAAATCTCCTGACCGAACTCCTGACAGATCTGGTAACCAATCTTGATCGGAACACTGTACATTGCCGCCGGCACGTCCGCCGCCGCCTGCACAGGAATCCGCACCAGATTCTTGCCGCGGTAAGCGCGCTCGTCGTGAAACTTGATTCCCGCGGGAAACGCCGCCGTCCCGAAATCCAAACCAAAGGTGTCCGGAGTCTCAACAAAGAACAGTCCGTATTCGACGTCCGTAATATGGTGCCCCTTCGGCACATCAAATAGAACGCCAAGCTCGGCGCTTCCACCGGCCGCGATCGCCGTCAGATTTAAGACCGCGCGCACCGGCAGGGCCGGGGCCGCGTCCTCCGCCCGCGCCAAGCCGCCGCTGAAAGCCAGTATCGAAATCAGACAGAAACTGAAAATCCGCTTCACAAGTTCACTCCAAGTCAACCCCGGGTTGACTATTCTACACCGGAGAACCTACTGTGGTTCCAACGTCCGCCAAAGTCCGATTCCTCGAAGGGAATACGCTCATCGGGAAAGCGAATTCCAACCACCTGATCCCGATCGATACCGCTGAATCTTCAGGCGGCGGGGGCGGCGCTAATGACCCGGTTCAACTGCTAGTCACCGCTTGCGCCGGCTGCGTCGCCATTGACGTCGTAAACATCATCCGAAAGGCCCGTCACGAAATTCGCCGGCTCATCATCGACGTGTCCGCGACGCGCTTCCCGGCGCCCCCGAAAGTCCTGCGGACCCTGGAATTCCATGCGACGATCGACGGCGAGGGCATCGGCGAGCCCATCGTTCGTCGCGCCCTCAATCTCAGCCTCACCAACTATTGCTCCGTCTCGCTTAGCCTCGACCGTTCCATCGGATTCACCGTCGGCGCCACGATCAACGGTCAGGAAATTCCAGCCTGGTCGATTCTACGCGATCCGGCAATTTACGCACGGGCGGTAGAGTGAACGGATCCATCGTACTCAGATAACTCAAGAAACTCGCGTCTTGTTCGCGCGGCTTCTTGGCCGGACGACCGCGCAACGGCCAATTGGTCGCCAGCCATTTTTCGGAATCACTGTAGCCCGGAAAGGCGCGCTCCGCCGCGCGAAACTGCGGAGTGTGAAAACGCCGCCCACCGTTCGGACCCTCCGAAATCCCGAAATACAAGTGCAACATCTCGTGATGCAGCACCGCCGCCACCACCAGGTCCGGCACCCGCGCATCGTCCAATGATACATTCAGCGTGATGACGCGCTTCTTGACGTCGCACAGGCCCAGCGTGTATCGCCAGCGGTTCCGTGACCAGCGCAAGGTCGGTGCCTCCAGCTGCCCCTTGAAGATCACCCGGTTCACGACGCCAAAGTGAACCGCCAGATTGTAGATATGCCCCTTCGGCTCGTGACGCGCGCGACGACCCGGAATCGTCGGCAGAGCAACTTCCGAAACGGGAATTGACGGGACGGCAAACAGATCCAATTGCCCGGGCAGCAGCAACGGCGGGACGCGCGTCAAATCGCGTCCCCCGGTACAATCCGATCGATCAACGCGTGCTCGATTCGCAATTCGATCTCAGTTCGCATCCATGAGGTATTGAATGATCTCGGTCTGTTCCGCCGCGGTCAGGTGGATCTTGTCGCCGTACCGCTTGACCAACCGCGGCCATTCGTTATCGGCATGCGACTCCGGCCGGCGCAGCGAATGACACGACCGGCAGTTCGCGCGGTACAAACGTTCGCCCGCCGACATCCGGACGCCGCCACCACTCTTCGCACAGCCCGTGCACAAGAGAGCCAAGGCCAGCAGCAGCGCACCTCTCAGAGTCCGACCCCCATCAAAAACCGCACGCGAGCGTCATCGCCGTCGGTGCTCACGCGCAGCGCGCCGCCCAGCGAATACCACCATGTCCCCGACGCAATCGATACCGTCGGACCCGCATAGCTCGCCGTCACCGTCTCGCCCTCCTCAAACTCCACACGCGTCGTCGATTCCAAGCCCAGGCTCAATCGCGGCGAAAACTCGTAGCAAGCTGCCGCGTCAAGCCCAAGCTCATGTTTCGTATCCGGACCGGCGAATAACTCGTACACCGGATTGAACGCGATCAGCCACGGTGCGGCGGTCTTCGCCGCAATCAGTTTCACCTCGTATTTGTTCGGTCGATGGCTGCTCGTCGGACGATTGTACTCCAAATAGAGTAGCGGGTCCAGCGGATACTGCCCCTCTTCTCCGATCCGGTAGCGAGTCCGAAACTGGACGGCATCCCACTTCAGATCCTGATTCTCCAACTGGGCAAATATCTGATAGACCGAAAAATCCCAACGGTCCGTTAGGCCGTGCTCAACCTCAAACCGGTACTCCCAGCGATCGACGTCGTTCAGTCGGGTCGTCTGATAAAACTCCAGTTCCGTCGCCTCCGCCGGCATCGTCTGGTACTGGTATGTCCAGACAAAGTTGCGCCGATCGGCCAGACTTGTCTCGACTAACCCCAACACCGACACCAAAATAACAATCCTGCTGAACATTCGCAAAAACCTCCATCCGATTTCTGAAAATCCTTTGCCCGCATCTCCAAACTGCTTGCTA encodes the following:
- a CDS encoding thymidine phosphorylase, translated to MLIVELIAAKQRGEELTDAQIGHLISRFAVGKLPDYQMAALLMATYFRGLTDREGRAFLRAMVASGVRLDLSSVPGVKVDKHSTGGVGDKTSLIVAPVVAAAGVPVPMISGRALGHTGGTLDKLESIPGFRVRLDDAEFRRVIRATGGAFGAQTDELVPADRKLYALRDVTSTVAIPPLIAASILSKKIAEGTNALVMDVKIGSGGFLPSREAAESLAKTLVTWSRDEQVTTVVFGTDMEQPLGRACGNAPEVRESLDLLRTGTGDQRLLTVCRALGSAMILLGGRAADRRAATALFDRTLASGAGYEKFKAIAAEQGAAADVIDHYDERVRAAHSHELRAARSGYLSEIAPREIGLALVDLGAGRAAAGDPVDHTAGIVFDHQRGDYVNRGERIATILWSGEHDVSATLLRCERAISVADTPPVQRPLIQFYCDQSGVSPYRGDSANG
- a CDS encoding thioredoxin fold domain-containing protein produces the protein MSNLLPVTDANFAETILKADRLAVLDFGAEWCQPCKKIHAMLEELAPTWKDRVVIGEIDISSSPETPRKYGVLNIPQVLFFKNGQLVETVTGVLPKAKLEEKLRNHSA
- a CDS encoding thioredoxin family protein, whose amino-acid sequence is MKRIFSFCLISILAFSGGLARAEDAAPALPVRAVLNLTAIAAGGSAELGVLFDVPKGHHITDVEYGLFFVETPDTFGLDFGTAAFPAGIKFHDERAYRGKNLVRIPVQAAADVPAAMYSVPIKIGYQICQEFGQEICFLPEERELTLNVNVVAAGTKVDEANADVFKSAATASEPERKLKRSLEDRLMAALEQGSWMAFLIAFIGGVLASFTPCVYPVIPITIGYIGGSSGGKPLRGLGLSAIFALGIAVVYSSLGLFAAATGSIFGSISGSPLVNVVIALVFGLMGVSMLGVFDIALPSALQTALSGGSSRRGLFGPLLLGMASGLVMAPCVGPIIVALLAWVAKTGNLFYGWALLFVFSFGLGLLFLVIGTFSGAIQALPRAGAWMEAVKKGFGWILLAGALYMLRFVVPEPYYTLAWAVLLVIASVFLGAFDSLTTDSTSGRRLGKAVALLIFLVGAISMFKALGPRSGVVETGGTEVTWLVNEEEQALAQAQTESKPLLIDVYADWCAACVELDERTYIVPDVVARVDGFVRLKLDFTKETEWVKEMKAKYKITGMPTVILYDATGDEVTRFTGFKPARDFLSLLDEHNL
- a CDS encoding OsmC family protein translates to MVPTSAKVRFLEGNTLIGKANSNHLIPIDTAESSGGGGGANDPVQLLVTACAGCVAIDVVNIIRKARHEIRRLIIDVSATRFPAPPKVLRTLEFHATIDGEGIGEPIVRRALNLSLTNYCSVSLSLDRSIGFTVGATINGQEIPAWSILRDPAIYARAVE
- a CDS encoding SprT-like domain-containing protein — encoded protein: MTRVPPLLLPGQLDLFAVPSIPVSEVALPTIPGRRARHEPKGHIYNLAVHFGVVNRVIFKGQLEAPTLRWSRNRWRYTLGLCDVKKRVITLNVSLDDARVPDLVVAAVLHHEMLHLYFGISEGPNGGRRFHTPQFRAAERAFPGYSDSEKWLATNWPLRGRPAKKPREQDASFLSYLSTMDPFTLPPVRKLPDRVESTRLEFPDR
- a CDS encoding cytochrome c produces the protein MALLCTGCAKSGGGVRMSAGERLYRANCRSCHSLRRPESHADNEWPRLVKRYGDKIHLTAAEQTEIIQYLMDAN